In one Flavobacteriales bacterium genomic region, the following are encoded:
- a CDS encoding pyridoxal phosphate-dependent aminotransferase, giving the protein MPAISSKGRMMPPSPIRKLVPYAEAAKKRGTSVIHLNIGQPDIATPQVALDAIRRLDRTVIEYSHSAGYESYRKGLAAYYAGHGIAVTHEQIIVTNGGSEALLFAMMACFEPGDEVIIPEPYYANYNSFAVSAGVTVVPVRCTIGDGFALPPISAFEALITPRTKGILICNPGNPTGYLYSRAELETLRAIVLKHDLFLFADEVYREFCYDGATPVSALALEGLEQHAVLVDSVSKRYSMCGARVGAFVTRNAELLAAVLKFAQARLSPPTFGQIASEAALRTPQSYFDDVKAEYVQRRDILVDGLNAIPGVTCPKPKGAFYCVAELPIDDSDAFCQWLLESFSHEGHTVMMAPATGFYADPATGRRQVRLAYVLEQPLLRRAVECLRRALEVYPGRTALAPAAAVAAR; this is encoded by the coding sequence ATGCCCGCGATCTCCTCCAAAGGCCGGATGATGCCCCCCTCGCCCATCCGCAAGCTCGTGCCCTATGCCGAAGCGGCCAAGAAGCGCGGCACCTCGGTCATCCACCTCAACATCGGGCAGCCCGACATCGCCACGCCCCAAGTGGCCCTCGACGCCATCCGCAGGCTCGACCGCACGGTGATCGAATACAGCCACAGCGCCGGCTACGAGAGCTACCGCAAGGGCCTGGCCGCCTACTACGCCGGGCACGGCATCGCCGTCACCCACGAGCAGATCATCGTCACCAACGGCGGCAGCGAGGCGCTGCTCTTCGCCATGATGGCCTGCTTCGAGCCCGGCGACGAGGTGATCATCCCCGAGCCCTACTACGCCAACTACAACAGCTTCGCCGTCAGCGCCGGCGTCACCGTGGTGCCCGTGCGCTGCACCATCGGCGACGGCTTCGCCCTGCCGCCCATCAGCGCCTTCGAGGCCCTGATCACCCCGCGCACCAAGGGCATCCTCATCTGCAACCCCGGCAACCCCACCGGCTACCTCTACAGCCGCGCCGAGCTGGAGACCCTCCGCGCCATCGTCCTCAAGCACGACCTCTTCCTCTTCGCCGACGAGGTCTACCGCGAATTCTGCTACGACGGCGCCACCCCCGTGAGCGCCCTGGCGCTGGAGGGGCTGGAGCAGCATGCCGTGCTGGTGGACAGCGTGAGCAAGCGCTACAGCATGTGCGGTGCACGCGTGGGCGCCTTCGTCACCCGCAACGCCGAACTGCTCGCCGCCGTGCTCAAGTTCGCCCAGGCCCGCCTCAGCCCGCCCACCTTCGGGCAGATCGCCAGCGAGGCCGCCCTGCGCACACCCCAGTCGTACTTCGATGACGTGAAGGCCGAGTACGTGCAGCGCCGCGACATCCTCGTCGACGGCCTCAACGCCATCCCCGGCGTCACCTGCCCCAAGCCCAAGGGCGCCTTCTACTGCGTGGCTGAACTGCCCATCGACGACAGCGACGCCTTCTGCCAGTGGCTCCTGGAGTCCTTCAGCCACGAAGGGCATACCGTGATGATGGCCCCCGCCACCGGCTTCTACGCCGACCCGGCCACCGGCCGCCGGCAGGTGCGCCTGGCTTACGTGCTGGAGCAGCCCCTGCTGCGGCGCGCCGTGGAATGCCTGCGCCGTGCCCTGGAGGTCTACCCCGGCCGCACCGCCCTTGCGCCGGCCGCCGCCGTCGCCGCCCGCTGA